From the Phyllobacterium sp. T1293 genome, the window TCATCGGAAACGGCGTGGTTTTCGACCCGCATGCATTCATTGCCGAAAAGAAGAAACTCGAAGCGCAGGGCGTGGTTATTACCCCTGAAACGCTGAAGATTGCCGAAAATACGACGCTGATCCTCTCCCTCCATGGTGAGCTTGATCGCCGCCGTGAAGCCTCCAATTCCGGCACCAAGATTGGTACAACGGGTCGCGGCATCGGCCCAGCTTATGAAGACAAGGTTGGCCGCCGTGCCATTCATGTGCTTGATCTTGCCGATCCCGATACGCTGCCTGCGAAGATCGAGCGGCTGCTGGCCCATCACAATCCACTGCGTCGCGGTCTTGGCATTGAAGAAGTCGATGGTTCCAAGATTTTAGCTGAACTTCTTGACGCTGCTCCACACATCATCCCGTTCATGGATCGCGTCTGGTACGTGCTTGACCAGAAGAAGCGGGCAGGTGAGCGCATTCTGTTTGAAGGTGCGCAGGGCACGCTTCTTGATATCGACCATGGCACTTATCCTTTTGTCACTTCGTCCAACACTGTGGCCGGTCAGGCTTCTGCCGGTTCCGGTATCGGACCGGGCTCACTGCATTACGTGCTGGGTATCACCAAGGCCTATACGACCCGCGTGGGTGAAGGTCCTTTCCCGACGGAACAGCAGAACGAAGTTGGTGAGTTCCTCGGCCAGCGTGGCCACGAATTTGGTGTTGTCACCGGCCGCAAGCGCCGCTGTGGCTGGTTCGATGCGGTTCTCGTACGTCAGGCCGTTGCCAATAATGGCATCAGCGGTATTGCCTTGACCAAACTCGATGTTCTTGACGGGCTCGACGAGATCAAGGTTTGCACCAGCTACGAACTGGATGGCGAGATCATTGATTACCTGCCTGCCAGCCAGGGCGCTCAGGCGCGCGTCAAGCCGATTTACGAGACACTTGAGGGCTGGAAAGAGACCACAGCCGGTGCGCGCAGCTGGAGCGAACTGCCCGCACAGGCGGTAAAATATGCGCGTTATCTGGAAGAACTG encodes:
- a CDS encoding adenylosuccinate synthase, whose product is MANVVVIGSQWGDEGKGKIVDWLSERADIIVRFQGGHNAGHTLVVDGVTYKLSLLPSGVVRKGKLSIIGNGVVFDPHAFIAEKKKLEAQGVVITPETLKIAENTTLILSLHGELDRRREASNSGTKIGTTGRGIGPAYEDKVGRRAIHVLDLADPDTLPAKIERLLAHHNPLRRGLGIEEVDGSKILAELLDAAPHIIPFMDRVWYVLDQKKRAGERILFEGAQGTLLDIDHGTYPFVTSSNTVAGQASAGSGIGPGSLHYVLGITKAYTTRVGEGPFPTEQQNEVGEFLGQRGHEFGVVTGRKRRCGWFDAVLVRQAVANNGISGIALTKLDVLDGLDEIKVCTSYELDGEIIDYLPASQGAQARVKPIYETLEGWKETTAGARSWSELPAQAVKYARYLEELIGAPIALLSTSPERDDTILVTDPFHD